aaattttatttgaaaaaatgtttatgacatacaacactacaacgatacgacatcgattgtgaattgtacaattatttagtattaatgtttttaattaatctttgttctattttataataatatatttaaacataaaaaattaattaatttaaagtaatttacagttttatttttttaattttatttttatatataaacttcattgtattttatatgtaaaactaAAGGAGTTTTGTTTTATGTACGTAAAGTGTTATATTAGGGTGGTGTAGAATTTGTTTTCgtattatttaattgtaaatattataaagcATAGAAAATATAATTCCTTAGCTTGAATATACATTTCAAATTCGccatagattttaatttaaaacttaacgaaaaaCAAGGTTAAAGGAAAACTCttgataatttgtttaattatttaaatagtttgtttatctttttaatGAGATACACACATGCAAAACTAACTAcgaaaaataatcttaaatgaTCAGCAACACTGTTCTCTGTGTTCTCTAACCTTTAAGgtttaacttaaacaaaaataaacagaaaaaaatgcaaaaaatagaaaactataTAAGGTTTACAAGGATGTTTTCCTGCTAAAATGCAAAAcccataaataaactttttacccCCTCTCTTTTCAATAATGATTTCTTTTACTCAacatgttgttattgtattcaGAGTATAATGTGTGGTATTCATGTCCATGTATAATAATCTTCTATATAAAAGACCAGGCACCTTCTTGAAAAAAACTGACCCTTAGTAAAAAAAATGCTTATCTTTCTGTCATAACTTTTGCACCTCTTTCTTTATACATATAATCCTTTGTGTTCTATAACTTCAGCACATATACTCCTCTTCCTCTACTATATGTCACTCATTAAACACTCTTTAATCTATTACTAATTACTCAattctttttcttgttttgtattgttactattttttttttttaattacgatTTAGCCAAACAATTGCTTTCAATACAAAATATGCCAAACCTAAACAGTAGACAATTTTTTCACGTTGTAAACGCTGTTCGTTGCCAATTTCTATATTCAATACTCTACGATTTAATTTGGCCAGTTGACGTCTTAAATATAAGATTTCCTCATGAGGTGTTAAATCTCCCATTGGTGTACCCTCACGATGACTGATCATGGAAGTATCATTTGGATTATAAATCAAGGTCTGCGAACGTTTGCTTGCACCACCTGTTGTCaactgtaaaaaaaaagaaaataaaatattaaaaaaaaaaataaatgcaaattttgtataagaatTTATGGAATAAAATTTGGCGAAAAAAAAATCGGCAGTACCTCAAAATTTCTGAGCACCATtgctctttttaaaaaaaatctgcttATTTTGTAGTTTAATATAAGGATGTAatagttataaatatatttatatatatatgagtATTTTGTATGACAGATACTaaataaaatcttgatttttctttttaattggcaaattatcaaaataaatttgaaatatttataaaaagcaaaacacaaataaatagttTGGTTGCctagttattttaatataaaatacatttctaACACTGCGCGTTTCTATAGGCTTTTCATGAGTATTTCtcttcataaataaaaatctcttttatacTTATATTCATTTAATTGTAAAGTTTTTGAACCAATCAATGACTTCACATCCATAAACATATACAATAATCTAAGGcaaagactagtttatagactatactccagactaatcaaaataatgtttaattgaCTTTTCTTTTCTGTAAAGTCtatattagtctataaactagtttacag
The window above is part of the Lucilia cuprina isolate Lc7/37 chromosome 6, ASM2204524v1, whole genome shotgun sequence genome. Proteins encoded here:
- the LOC111680377 gene encoding transport and Golgi organization protein 11 isoform X2 is translated as MVLRNFELTTGGASKRSQTLIYNPNDTSMISHREGTPMGDLTPHEEILYLRRQLAKLNRRVLNIEIGNEQRLQREKIVYCLGLAYFVLKAIVWLNRN